A part of Rhinoderma darwinii isolate aRhiDar2 chromosome 1, aRhiDar2.hap1, whole genome shotgun sequence genomic DNA contains:
- the RNF103 gene encoding E3 ubiquitin-protein ligase RNF103, whose protein sequence is MWLKLFLLLIYFLILFVLARFFETIVWYETGIFASQLVDPVKLSFRQLKTILECRGLGYSGLPEKRDVRELVEKSGDLMEGELYSALKEEEASEAESSTNFSGEMHFYELVEDTKDGIWLVQVVANDRSPLVSKVHWEKMVKKVTKFGIRTGTFNCSSDPRYCRKRGWVRSTLIMSVPQTNTSKGKVMLKEYSGRKIETEHIFKWITAHAASRVKTIYNSEHLKEEWNRSDQYKVKLYLFANLDQPPAFFSALSVQFTGRVEFIFVNVGNWDNTSYTAEIGISRTPSYVLKTPEGIYKYGNNTGEYVSLRAMDSFLRTLQPEVNDLFVLSLVLVNLMAWMDLFITQGATIKRFVVLISTLGTYNSLLIISWLPVLGFLQLPYLDSFYEYSLKLLRYSNTTTLASWVRTDWMFYSSHPALFLGTYLGHGLLIDYFEKKRRRSTNNADEANANNLEWLSSLWDWYTSYLFHPIASFHQFPNNSDWDEDPELFLERLAFPDLWLHPLIPTDYIKNLSTWQFRCPSHHVEGELSESSQESDSDSETEQCRGATCGSLPFSCPEKPTLESADQTCSCEEAQAGSSGSCTKDNREPDWSTWPENMLHCTECVVCLENFENGSLLMGLPCGHVFHQNCIVMWLVGGRHCCPVCRWASYKKKPFTQQSSLSRPAHS, encoded by the exons ATGTGGCTGAAGCTATTCCTCCTCCTCATCTACTTCCTCATCCTCTTCGTCCTGGCAAGGTTCTTCGAGACCATAGTGTGGTATGAGACGGGTATTTTTGCCAGCCAGCTCGTGGACCCCGTGAAATTAAGTTTTCGCCAGCTGAAGACCATCCTGGAGTGTCGGGGGCTGGGGTATTCCGGGCTGCCGGAGAAGAGAGATGTCCGGGAACTGGTGGAGAAATCAG GAGATCTTATGGAAGGGGAGTTGTATTCTGCCTTAAAGGAAGAAGAAGCCTCCGAAGCCGAATCCAGCACCAACTTCAGTGGAGAAATGCACTTTTATGAGCTGGTGGAAGACACAAAGGATGGCATCTGGCTGGTGCAG GTGGTTGCAAATGACAGGAGTCCTCTCGTAAGTAAAGTCCATTGGGAGAAGATGGTGAAAAAAGTGACCAAATTTGGCATTCGGACTGGAACATTTAACTGCTCCAGTGATCCCAG GTATTGCAGGAAGAGGGGATGGGTAAGATCAACGCTTATTATGTCCGTGCCCCAGACCAACACTTCAAAGGGGAAAGTCATGCTCAAAGAGTACAGTGGCCGTAAAATCGAAACGGAGCACATTTTCAAATGGATTACTGCCCATGCCGCTTCACGCGTCAAAACCATTTACAACTCCGAACATCTAAAGGAGGAGTGGAACAGGAGCGACCAGTACAAGGTCAAGCTCTACCTGTTTGCAAATCTCGATCAGCCTCCAGCTTTCTTCTCTGCGCTGAGCGTTCAGTTTACTGGTAGAGTAGAATTTATATTCGTCAATGTTGGAAACTGGGATAACACAAGTTACACGGCGGAAATCGGCATATCAAGAACACCATCTTACGTTTTGAAAACTCCCGAGGGAATATACAAATATGGGAATAATACAGGGGAGTATGTTTCCCTAAGAGCCATGGATTCCTTTCTGCGCACATTACAGCCAGAAGTCAATGACTTGTTTGTGCTCAGTTTGGTTCTGGTGAACCTCATGGCTTGGATGGACTTATTTATTACTCAAGGAGCCACCATCAAAAGATTTGTGGTCCTGATCAGCACTTTGGGGACTTACAATTCCTTGCTTATTATTTCCTGGTTACCAGTTTTAGGCTTTCTGCAGCTACCTTACCTTGATAGCTTTTATGAGTACAGTCTGAAACTACTTCGGTACTCAAACACCACCACTTTAGCTTCATGGGTAAGAACCGACTGGATGTTCTATTCTTCTCACCCGGCTCTCTTTCTAGGCACTTATCTTGGTCATGGGTTGCTCATTGATTACTTTGAAAAGAAAAGGCGGAGGAGTACCAACAATGCCGATGAAGCCAACGCTAATAATCTTGAGTGGTTGTCCAGCCTTTGGGACTGGTACACCAGTTACTTGTTCCACCCAATTGCTTCTTTTCATCAGTTTCCCAACAACTCCGATTGGGATGAAGATCCAGAACTTTTCCTTGAGCGTTTAGCATTTCCGGATTTATGGCTCCATCCTCTGATACCCACAGATTACATAAAAAATCTCTCTACCTGGCAATTTCGGTGTCCTAGTCATCACGTAGAAGGAGAGCTCTCCGAAAGTTCACAAGAAAGTGACAGTGACTCCGAAACTGAACAGTGTAGAGGGGCGACTTGCGGGAGTCTTCCTTTTAGTTGCCCAGAAAAGCCAACGTTAGAATCTGCTGACCAGACTTGCTCATGCGAAGAAGCACAAGCTGGTTCAAGTGGGTCCTGCACTAAAGACAACCGGGAACCGGACTGGTCCACATGGCCCGAGAACATGTTGCACTGTACAGAATGTGTTGTTTGTCTGGAGAATTTTGAAAACGGTTCTCTGCTTATGGGTCTACCGTGTGGTCATGTGTTCCATCAAAATTGCATTGTGATGTGGTTGGTAGGAGGTAGACATTGCTGCCCGGTTTGTCGATGGGCATCCTATAAAAAGAAACCTTTCACTCAGCAGTCGTCTTTGTCACGTCCTGCCCACTCTTAG